A section of the Corvus hawaiiensis isolate bCorHaw1 chromosome 16, bCorHaw1.pri.cur, whole genome shotgun sequence genome encodes:
- the LITAF gene encoding lipopolysaccharide-induced tumor necrosis factor-alpha factor, producing MSAPSGNSVPPAPPSYEETVGINVNYPHPYPIPGPGQKKPDGKGMNPPPSMGQPPPANNPITVQTVYVQQPVLFYDRPVQMSCPSCNQVIVTRLSYDAGALTWLSCGGLCLLGCIAGCCLIPFCIDALKDVDHTCPKCNTLLGSYKRL from the exons ATGTCTGCTCCAAGTGGCAACTCTGTCCCACCTGCACCACCTTCTTATGAGGAAACCGTAGGAATCAATGTGAACTATCCTCACCCCTATCCCATCCCTGGCCCTGGACAGAAGAAGCCAGATGGGAAGGGAATGAACCCTCCCCCATCCATGGGACAGCCTCCACCAGCAAATAACCCCA TTACTGTTCAGACGGTGTATGtgcagcagccagtgctgtTTTATGACCGCCCGGTTCAGATGTCCTGCCCTTCCTGTAACCAGGTGATAGTGACACGTCTCTCGTACGACGCAGGAGCTTTGACCTGGCTGTCATGTGGTGGCCTCTGCCTGCTGGG GTGTatagcaggctgctgcttaaTTCCCTTCTGCATTGATGCCCTAAAGGATGTGGATCACACCTGTCCGAAATGCAATACTCTTCTTGGTTCTTACAAACGTTTATAG